A window of Ruminococcus champanellensis 18P13 = JCM 17042 contains these coding sequences:
- a CDS encoding cupin domain-containing protein, with amino-acid sequence MKQYTKITLGADSRTELHDKLGLTGAEVSINTLPAGAGVPFVHAHKQNEEIYGILSGKGKAVIDGEEIPLTAGDWLRVAPAAKRQFSAAADSAISYVCIQVKEHSLAGFTQEDAVVE; translated from the coding sequence ATGAAACAGTACACGAAAATCACACTTGGAGCCGATAGCCGCACGGAGCTGCACGATAAGCTGGGGCTTACCGGTGCCGAGGTCAGCATCAACACCCTGCCGGCAGGGGCGGGCGTGCCCTTTGTCCACGCCCACAAGCAGAATGAGGAGATTTACGGTATCCTGTCCGGCAAGGGCAAGGCGGTGATCGACGGGGAGGAGATTCCTCTGACTGCCGGGGACTGGCTCCGGGTGGCGCCGGCGGCAAAGCGCCAGTTCTCCGCAGCTGCTGACAGTGCCATTTCCTATGTGTGCATTCAGGTGAAGGAGCACTCCCTTGCAGGTTTTACACAGGAGGACGCAGTGGTGGAATGA
- a CDS encoding Rrf2 family transcriptional regulator, whose protein sequence is MQISSRFTLAVHILLCLDTFRDQYKVTSEFLAGSTNVHPVMIRKLLGQLKTAGLVEVTRGSGGASIAKPLEQITLLDVYRAVDSVDADSLFHFHEKPNQLCPVGRNVHGVLDPCLARAQHAMERELQSVTMAQVRGELQHRLDTEES, encoded by the coding sequence ATGCAGATTTCAAGCAGATTCACCCTTGCGGTTCATATTCTCCTGTGTCTGGATACCTTCCGGGATCAATACAAGGTCACCAGCGAGTTTCTGGCAGGCAGCACCAATGTGCACCCGGTGATGATCCGGAAGCTGCTGGGTCAGTTAAAGACTGCCGGTCTGGTGGAGGTGACACGGGGCTCCGGCGGTGCAAGCATTGCAAAGCCCCTGGAGCAGATCACCCTGTTGGATGTGTACCGGGCGGTGGACAGTGTGGATGCGGATTCCCTGTTTCATTTCCACGAAAAGCCCAATCAGCTTTGCCCGGTGGGGCGGAATGTGCACGGGGTGCTGGATCCATGCCTTGCCCGTGCACAGCATGCGATGGAACGGGAATTACAGAGCGTCACCATGGCACAGGTGCGTGGAGAGTTGCAGCATCGGCTGGATACGGAGGAGTCGTGA